One genomic segment of Kordiimonas sp. SCSIO 12603 includes these proteins:
- a CDS encoding ribose-phosphate pyrophosphokinase codes for MKILTGNSNPELAEAISEYLNIPLAKADIKRFSDQEVFVEIHENVRGEDVFLIQPTNFPANDNMMELLVSIDALRRASARRITAVVPYFGYARQDRKPGPRTPISAKLVANLITTAGADRVLTIDLHAGQIQGFFDIPTDNLYAMPVLVRDLKEKYEGRTTTIVSPDVGGVVRARAYAKRMDAPIAIIDKRRERAGVSEVMHIVGDVAGTDCILVDDIVDSAGTLCNAAQALLDAGAKSVSAYVAHGVLSGPAVERITKSGMDEVVITDSIRPTDAVAACEKIRVVTVAPLLAEAMNRIAHETSVSSLFD; via the coding sequence ATGAAGATTCTAACCGGGAACTCGAACCCGGAACTCGCTGAGGCAATTAGTGAGTATCTTAACATTCCTCTCGCAAAAGCGGATATCAAACGCTTTTCCGATCAGGAAGTATTCGTTGAAATCCATGAGAATGTTCGGGGTGAAGATGTATTTCTGATCCAGCCGACCAATTTCCCAGCAAACGATAATATGATGGAACTGCTTGTGAGCATTGATGCTCTTCGTCGTGCGTCTGCACGCCGTATTACAGCAGTTGTGCCGTATTTCGGGTATGCGCGCCAAGACCGGAAGCCTGGTCCGCGTACACCAATTTCTGCGAAGCTGGTTGCGAACCTTATCACAACAGCGGGTGCTGACCGTGTGCTGACAATTGATCTGCACGCAGGCCAGATCCAGGGTTTCTTCGATATCCCGACAGACAACCTTTATGCGATGCCTGTTCTGGTACGCGACCTGAAGGAAAAATACGAAGGTCGTACAACGACAATCGTATCTCCTGACGTTGGCGGCGTGGTACGTGCTCGTGCTTACGCGAAACGCATGGATGCACCAATCGCTATCATCGACAAACGCCGCGAACGTGCTGGTGTTTCTGAAGTGATGCATATTGTTGGTGATGTTGCCGGCACAGACTGTATCCTTGTGGATGATATCGTGGATAGCGCGGGTACACTTTGTAACGCAGCACAGGCGCTACTTGATGCTGGTGCGAAATCAGTATCTGCCTACGTTGCGCACGGCGTACTTTCAGGCCCTGCAGTTGAACGCATCACGAAAAGTGGCATGGATGAAGTGGTTATCACTGACAGTATCCGCCCAACAGATGCAGTGGCAGCGTGTGAGAAAATTCGCGTGGTAACAGTTGCTCCGCTTCTTGCGGAAGCAATGAACCGTATCGCACACGAAACAAGCGTTTCCAGCCTGTTTGATTAA
- the pgeF gene encoding peptidoglycan editing factor PgeF, translated as MPKHITIDDFSSFPHSFMSNEGGTSRGIYRSLNCGPGSRDDVANVAENRRIVAEHIAKRRDAHVLSCYQHHSADVVVASSDWGEDRPKADAMVTRTPGLILGILTADCTPVLFSDEQAGIIGAAHAGWKGALGGVLENTILEMEKLGATRANIKTAIGPTIHQPSYEVGAGFKDQFLEKNTSFEKFFIAGKDSDHFQFDLPGLVTARLQAANILAIHNVRIDTYTSDVHFSYRRTTHRGEPDYGRQISAIMLPA; from the coding sequence ATGCCCAAGCATATTACTATTGATGATTTCAGCTCTTTTCCTCATTCGTTTATGAGTAATGAGGGGGGCACTTCTCGAGGTATTTATCGTAGTCTCAACTGTGGCCCGGGTTCACGCGATGATGTGGCAAATGTGGCTGAGAACCGAAGAATCGTTGCGGAGCATATTGCAAAACGCCGTGATGCTCATGTGCTTTCTTGTTATCAACACCATAGTGCAGATGTTGTCGTTGCCTCCTCAGATTGGGGGGAAGACCGCCCAAAGGCGGATGCGATGGTTACCAGAACACCCGGGCTTATTCTCGGAATTTTAACGGCTGATTGCACACCAGTTTTATTTTCAGATGAACAAGCCGGCATTATTGGAGCAGCACACGCGGGCTGGAAAGGCGCACTTGGCGGTGTGCTTGAAAACACAATTCTCGAAATGGAAAAGCTGGGTGCCACACGCGCCAATATTAAAACTGCCATTGGCCCCACTATTCACCAACCAAGCTATGAGGTTGGCGCTGGTTTCAAAGATCAGTTTCTCGAAAAAAATACATCGTTCGAAAAATTCTTCATTGCGGGCAAGGATAGCGATCACTTCCAGTTCGATTTACCCGGTCTTGTAACAGCGCGACTACAAGCCGCAAACATTCTCGCCATCCATAACGTGAGAATCGATACATACACAAGTGATGTGCATTTTTCCTATCGCCGCACTACACATAGAGGCGAACCAGACTATGGCAGACAAATTTCCGCAATAATGCTGCCTGCATAG
- a CDS encoding class I SAM-dependent methyltransferase, with amino-acid sequence MTELKQSLIRRIEATGPITLAEFMAECLMHPQHGYYQKERVFGKDGDFITAPEVSQMFGEIIGLYMADRWYKMGKPQSFHLIEFGPGRGTLMADILRATAPVEGFVDAAEVHFIETSLQLRELQKKKVPHGNWHDTLNTVPEGPSLIIGNEFFDALPIHQYERQNGEWLERRVHVEDGVFQLVVTKPTAHVALIPEHMKDGPDGSIAEICPSALSIMGDIALRLNTHGGSALFLDYGYRISSFGDTFQALKNHEYVDPFAEPGAADLTAHVAFDQLHRAATEAHSKAYGSTPQGMFLMALGIGSRAQALASGADAAKQEKILSELKRLTAPDEMGTLFKVLAVQNHELPPPPGF; translated from the coding sequence ATGACCGAGCTGAAACAAAGCCTGATCCGCCGTATTGAAGCCACTGGACCAATTACGCTTGCAGAGTTTATGGCCGAATGCCTAATGCACCCTCAGCACGGTTACTACCAGAAAGAACGTGTCTTCGGAAAAGATGGTGATTTCATCACCGCTCCTGAAGTGAGCCAGATGTTCGGTGAAATCATCGGGCTTTATATGGCGGACCGCTGGTATAAAATGGGCAAACCGCAAAGCTTCCACCTGATTGAGTTTGGCCCCGGTCGTGGTACTTTAATGGCTGATATCCTGCGCGCTACAGCACCAGTAGAAGGCTTTGTCGATGCCGCAGAGGTTCATTTCATTGAAACCAGCTTGCAATTAAGGGAACTTCAGAAAAAGAAAGTTCCGCACGGTAACTGGCACGATACCCTGAATACGGTACCAGAGGGCCCCAGCCTGATTATTGGGAATGAGTTTTTTGATGCCCTTCCAATTCATCAGTATGAACGACAAAACGGCGAATGGCTGGAACGCCGTGTGCACGTCGAAGATGGTGTATTTCAGCTGGTTGTTACCAAACCAACCGCCCATGTTGCACTGATACCCGAACATATGAAAGATGGACCGGACGGCAGCATAGCCGAGATTTGCCCCTCTGCCCTTTCCATTATGGGAGATATAGCGCTCCGTCTGAATACACATGGCGGTTCGGCCCTGTTCCTCGATTACGGCTACCGGATAAGCAGTTTTGGCGATACATTCCAGGCACTTAAAAACCACGAATATGTTGATCCGTTCGCTGAACCCGGCGCTGCTGATCTCACCGCTCATGTAGCGTTTGATCAGCTTCACCGTGCGGCAACAGAGGCACATTCAAAGGCATATGGTTCAACACCGCAGGGCATGTTCCTGATGGCGCTAGGTATCGGCAGCCGTGCACAGGCACTGGCTTCTGGCGCCGATGCAGCCAAACAGGAGAAGATTCTTTCTGAACTTAAGCGCCTTACCGCACCTGACGAAATGGGAACTCTCTTTAAAGTGCTTGCTGTTCAAAACCATGAGCTACCTCCGCCTCCCGGCTTTTAG
- the lgt gene encoding prolipoprotein diacylglyceryl transferase gives MTLGVIPYPQIDPVLIDFGFIAIRWYSMAYLGGILFAWWYIRRLSGQPGAAMSRDHIDDFITWAVFGIILGGRLGYVFFYDFAKYMADPVGIIRFWDGGLTGMSFHGGFAGVVIAVILYVRKHKLDLMRVADTVAIVSPIGLLVGRIANFVNGELWGRPTDVPWAMVFPSDPSGLARHPSQLYEALGEGLILFIVLQLLYHKTRVAKDMPGVLAGLFIAGYGLTRVIVEFVREPDAHIGLIAGISRGQMLSVPMFLLAAWLISKGIRHKKALANKG, from the coding sequence ATGACACTTGGCGTCATCCCCTATCCGCAGATTGATCCTGTTCTGATTGATTTCGGCTTTATTGCTATTCGTTGGTACAGCATGGCTTATCTGGGCGGTATTTTGTTTGCCTGGTGGTATATCCGCCGACTATCAGGCCAACCGGGTGCCGCCATGAGCCGGGATCATATTGATGATTTCATCACATGGGCTGTGTTCGGGATTATTCTTGGTGGCCGCCTTGGGTATGTTTTCTTCTATGATTTCGCAAAATATATGGCAGACCCTGTGGGCATTATCCGCTTCTGGGATGGTGGGCTTACTGGCATGTCTTTCCACGGCGGATTCGCGGGCGTTGTAATCGCGGTGATCTTATATGTGCGTAAACATAAGCTTGATTTAATGCGGGTGGCGGACACCGTTGCCATCGTCAGCCCTATTGGGTTGCTTGTTGGCAGAATTGCAAACTTCGTGAACGGTGAGCTTTGGGGCCGTCCGACTGATGTACCGTGGGCAATGGTTTTCCCAAGTGACCCGAGCGGACTAGCGCGCCACCCAAGCCAACTTTATGAAGCACTGGGTGAAGGGCTTATTCTCTTTATTGTTCTGCAACTGCTTTACCATAAAACCCGTGTGGCAAAAGATATGCCCGGTGTGCTTGCAGGCCTCTTTATTGCGGGATACGGGCTTACCCGTGTTATTGTGGAATTTGTGCGCGAACCTGATGCGCATATCGGCCTTATAGCAGGTATTTCCCGTGGGCAGATGCTTTCAGTACCGATGTTCCTATTAGCTGCATGGCTTATCAGCAAAGGTATTCGCCACAAAAAAGCACTAGCAAATAAAGGGTAA
- a CDS encoding accessory factor UbiK family protein produces the protein MQTQNKFMDDLAKLATGAVGAAHSVKGEMEGAFQAWLDRQLAGMDLVSREEFEIVRDMAEKARTENEDLKAEIEALKKKID, from the coding sequence ATGCAGACACAGAATAAATTCATGGATGACCTTGCAAAGCTGGCAACAGGTGCTGTTGGTGCAGCTCATAGTGTGAAGGGTGAAATGGAAGGCGCGTTTCAAGCCTGGCTTGATCGTCAGCTTGCTGGAATGGATCTTGTAAGCCGTGAAGAATTCGAAATTGTACGTGATATGGCTGAAAAAGCCCGTACTGAAAACGAAGATTTGAAGGCTGAAATTGAAGCTCTCAAGAAGAAAATTGACTAA
- a CDS encoding YbjN domain-containing protein, translated as MTTLSTGHSEIALNNPVDMAEELAGANDWSVERHGDNELVMFISGEYTDLQFRIMWREEFKTLQFACLFDLKVPASRKADIYKVIGLINERMWIGHFEYWAEENVLLYRHASLANDLMLGGIGEDHMVTMVETALGESERFFPVFQFVMWGGHSPEEAIEAAMLECAGSA; from the coding sequence ATGACGACTTTAAGTACCGGGCATTCCGAGATTGCACTAAACAATCCTGTAGACATGGCTGAAGAGCTTGCAGGCGCTAATGACTGGAGCGTCGAACGGCACGGCGATAATGAACTCGTCATGTTTATCTCAGGTGAATACACCGATCTGCAATTTCGCATCATGTGGCGTGAAGAATTTAAAACACTTCAATTCGCCTGCTTGTTTGATCTTAAAGTTCCAGCCAGCCGAAAAGCCGATATTTATAAAGTTATTGGACTGATCAATGAACGTATGTGGATTGGTCATTTCGAATATTGGGCTGAAGAGAATGTGCTGCTTTACCGCCACGCCAGCCTTGCGAATGATTTAATGCTCGGCGGCATTGGTGAAGATCATATGGTTACCATGGTGGAAACAGCGCTTGGCGAAAGCGAACGGTTCTTCCCTGTGTTCCAGTTTGTTATGTGGGGTGGGCACAGCCCAGAAGAAGCCATTGAAGCAGCAATGCTTGAATGTGCTGGATCAGCATAA
- the proC gene encoding pyrroline-5-carboxylate reductase: MQHVFSPDNPLILVGCGHMGHAMALGWLSAGVSPEAIFVIDPALDSACLPGVATKRCVTSFEELPKGTLAKAVVLAVKPQVIDRVLPQVAGVVDKNSLVISVAAGVTLDQMQRGIEHECVLIRSMPNTPAAVGAGITGLTAREGIAAADKTLARELLSATGATVWIDSEDQMNAVTAVSGSGPAYVFYMVECMAAAGVRQGLPEDVAMALARQTIIGAGRLLAADSDIEAAELRRRVTSPGGTTAAALNVLMQEEGLPDLMLKAIEAANKRGAELAG; encoded by the coding sequence ATGCAGCACGTTTTCTCACCGGATAATCCACTGATTCTTGTTGGTTGTGGGCATATGGGCCATGCAATGGCGCTCGGTTGGCTGAGTGCTGGGGTTTCACCAGAAGCAATTTTTGTGATTGATCCTGCGCTGGATAGCGCCTGCTTGCCGGGCGTCGCTACAAAGCGCTGTGTTACCTCGTTTGAAGAACTGCCCAAAGGCACGTTGGCGAAAGCTGTTGTTCTGGCTGTGAAACCACAGGTGATTGACCGTGTGTTGCCGCAGGTGGCAGGTGTTGTTGATAAAAACAGCCTTGTTATTTCTGTGGCGGCGGGCGTTACACTTGATCAGATGCAAAGAGGTATCGAACACGAATGTGTGCTTATTCGCTCAATGCCAAACACACCAGCGGCAGTTGGGGCAGGCATTACAGGGCTTACTGCAAGGGAAGGTATTGCAGCTGCTGATAAAACGCTGGCGAGAGAGCTCCTGTCAGCCACTGGCGCAACGGTATGGATTGACAGCGAAGATCAGATGAACGCTGTAACCGCTGTTTCCGGCAGTGGGCCAGCTTATGTGTTCTATATGGTGGAATGTATGGCCGCGGCTGGCGTTCGCCAAGGCTTGCCCGAAGATGTGGCTATGGCACTGGCAAGGCAAACTATTATCGGGGCAGGTCGGCTTTTAGCGGCAGATAGTGATATTGAAGCTGCGGAACTTAGACGCAGAGTAACAAGCCCCGGAGGCACTACAGCCGCTGCCCTTAATGTGTTGATGCAGGAAGAAGGCTTGCCTGACCTTATGCTGAAAGCCATTGAAGCTGCAAACAAGCGCGGCGCTGAACTGGCAGGTTAA
- a CDS encoding transporter substrate-binding domain-containing protein yields the protein MTLVKIWIFGIFSLFFCGTLSCHAEHFKLGSYAQSDPFFLELLQAALNAADGDHTLENYSLVRYNQARTLSELSHGQAPFNLYLTGHDKDREQTLLQIDIPLTKGLLGTRVLFVQPKSDAKINQVTSFEDLKTFTFASGTTWPDTPILKHNGLTVVPAPNESLPIMLARQRVDIYPRSVMEWERNKEALERYFKRGEILLNTHVILKYKSDLFFYMNKSDTKHAAILQQGLERIMENGVYDRMFKKTSNLQIALDAVMKHNPVVFELENPRLSKRVQNIPEKYWYQFPAKP from the coding sequence ATGACGTTAGTGAAAATATGGATATTCGGTATATTCAGCCTTTTCTTTTGTGGCACGCTTTCCTGTCATGCCGAACATTTCAAGCTTGGTTCCTATGCTCAATCTGACCCGTTTTTCCTTGAACTACTGCAAGCAGCCCTAAACGCCGCGGATGGGGACCACACCCTCGAGAACTATTCGCTGGTACGCTATAATCAGGCCCGGACACTCTCTGAACTTAGCCACGGGCAGGCCCCTTTTAATCTTTATCTAACCGGCCATGACAAAGACCGGGAACAAACGCTTCTGCAAATTGATATACCGCTCACGAAAGGCCTTCTGGGTACCCGGGTATTATTCGTTCAACCAAAGAGTGATGCCAAAATCAATCAGGTTACTTCTTTTGAAGATTTGAAGACCTTTACCTTTGCCTCAGGCACCACCTGGCCGGATACCCCAATACTCAAGCATAATGGCTTAACGGTTGTCCCGGCACCGAACGAGAGCCTTCCTATTATGCTGGCAAGGCAGCGCGTTGATATATACCCGCGCTCTGTCATGGAATGGGAAAGAAACAAAGAAGCCCTTGAGCGCTATTTTAAACGCGGGGAAATCCTGCTCAACACCCATGTCATCCTGAAATATAAATCTGACTTATTCTTTTATATGAATAAATCAGATACCAAACATGCAGCTATTCTTCAGCAGGGGCTGGAACGCATCATGGAAAACGGGGTGTATGACCGCATGTTCAAGAAGACCTCAAACCTGCAAATTGCCCTTGATGCGGTTATGAAACATAACCCAGTCGTTTTTGAACTGGAAAACCCACGCCTCAGCAAACGAGTTCAAAATATCCCGGAAAAATACTGGTACCAATTCCCTGCAAAACCTTAA
- a CDS encoding peptidylprolyl isomerase: protein MNWYKMSVAGLAIFAAAACGDSGGETTEKKDWKAEVLVAVDQRDAANPVFEEALNANQPEVLAFMGHMGEEMCGKIAPYLASDDKNYRYYAAIGAAYCQDEKLSANLLSAFDAEEDVRIKEVLAVALGYSGGETARMPLFDNYAELDEAGLVAIIQSIAYAQVKASDYQLAPFGELLDLTSDKKLGYAAAYALGRVNGLNSMLELADVERAIGEAPSVDVKIALTRVARQFGNEAAPLLLSLTEGQAKVVRIAAITAMARLSDEATKLALYNLVEDESAHVRHAALAALANRNMDDPGVEAILDNALSNGTSWDKVSAMRGIRARDAELANRVASEWLAGDDYYLAFQGLIILSGSDEGREILKEYADTHKGTVRGYEAAVALDPSIEADTVPRATPDFATTQNYVTKTLTLSTTQGDIVIKMRPNAPFAATSFLQAAEQGKLDGMLWHRVIPNFVAQAGQKEDPELYKWGSIREEWGGAHEIGTVGVATAGPDTGTTQFFINTAYNMHLNGRYTVFGEVTSSMNVVYNLQEGDKIIKATVSR from the coding sequence ATGAACTGGTACAAAATGTCCGTGGCTGGCTTGGCAATATTTGCAGCGGCTGCATGTGGTGACAGTGGTGGTGAAACTACCGAAAAAAAAGATTGGAAGGCCGAAGTTTTAGTTGCGGTGGACCAACGTGATGCGGCGAATCCTGTTTTTGAAGAAGCATTGAATGCAAATCAGCCTGAAGTTTTGGCCTTTATGGGGCATATGGGCGAAGAGATGTGCGGCAAGATTGCACCGTATTTGGCAAGTGACGATAAAAATTACCGCTATTATGCAGCGATTGGTGCCGCATACTGCCAGGATGAAAAACTTTCCGCGAATCTTCTTTCTGCGTTTGATGCGGAAGAGGATGTGCGCATCAAAGAAGTTTTGGCTGTGGCCCTGGGTTATTCGGGCGGTGAAACAGCACGGATGCCGCTTTTTGATAATTATGCGGAGCTGGATGAAGCTGGTCTTGTGGCGATTATTCAATCCATCGCTTATGCACAGGTGAAGGCATCTGATTATCAGCTCGCGCCATTTGGTGAATTGCTTGATCTCACTTCCGATAAAAAACTTGGGTATGCTGCGGCTTATGCGCTTGGGCGTGTAAACGGCCTGAACAGTATGCTTGAGCTTGCGGATGTTGAACGCGCTATCGGTGAAGCGCCATCTGTTGATGTAAAAATTGCTCTTACCCGTGTTGCTCGTCAGTTCGGTAATGAAGCAGCACCGCTGTTGTTATCGCTTACCGAAGGACAGGCGAAGGTAGTTCGTATTGCAGCGATCACGGCAATGGCCCGGCTTTCTGATGAAGCAACGAAGCTGGCACTTTATAACCTTGTTGAAGACGAATCTGCTCATGTAAGGCATGCAGCTCTCGCGGCGCTTGCAAACCGGAATATGGATGATCCCGGTGTTGAAGCTATTCTTGATAACGCATTATCAAACGGTACAAGCTGGGATAAGGTTTCCGCCATGCGCGGTATTCGGGCGCGGGATGCAGAACTTGCAAACCGTGTAGCCAGTGAATGGCTTGCAGGCGATGATTATTACCTTGCATTTCAAGGGTTGATTATCTTGTCCGGTTCTGATGAAGGCCGAGAAATTCTGAAAGAATATGCTGATACGCATAAAGGCACTGTGCGCGGCTATGAAGCGGCTGTTGCGCTTGACCCATCTATTGAGGCGGATACCGTGCCGCGTGCAACACCTGATTTTGCTACGACGCAAAACTATGTGACCAAAACACTGACCCTTTCTACGACCCAAGGCGATATTGTAATTAAAATGCGCCCGAATGCACCGTTTGCAGCCACAAGCTTTTTGCAAGCGGCAGAACAAGGCAAGTTGGATGGTATGTTATGGCACCGGGTGATCCCGAACTTTGTGGCGCAAGCTGGCCAAAAGGAAGACCCAGAACTTTATAAGTGGGGTAGCATCCGTGAGGAATGGGGCGGTGCTCATGAAATTGGTACTGTTGGTGTAGCAACTGCGGGCCCTGATACCGGGACAACTCAATTCTTTATCAATACAGCATACAACATGCATTTGAATGGCCGTTACACTGTGTTTGGCGAAGTAACCAGCAGCATGAATGTGGTCTATAACCTTCAGGAAGGTGATAAGATTATAAAGGCCACTGTTAGCCGTTAA
- a CDS encoding AraC family transcriptional regulator encodes MEALNFVNLIQAGAIAIGVLGGVLFWLTKPYEFRGIAFFYLAMALAATINILEETGVTRDIYLVSPVFIMLFGPATYLSAKLIIEKKLLWREAWHLAPALPLLFFTSYTYEVIAVGTIWRLAYALFTMSMIWKYKRLLDEERSDAEEYSLNWLIWVLVITAAFNLVDLVRLNIQPLIPHGLNIFGQGVNNAVWLIASMVIIVKFQMQGSLPKKSAKLLPDTKDGEARKEDYTAVFEELDKLIRLNEWYLKPRLTLHDLSELTGLQVREISRAINVVKELPFNEYINGFRVEYVCNAIETGTKQSLLEIAMAAGFSSKASFNKVFKQIAGMTPSEYKSRVKA; translated from the coding sequence ATGGAAGCCCTCAATTTTGTCAATTTAATACAGGCAGGTGCCATTGCTATTGGGGTGTTAGGCGGTGTTCTCTTTTGGCTTACCAAACCGTATGAATTTCGGGGTATTGCATTTTTCTATTTGGCGATGGCGCTGGCTGCCACAATCAATATTCTGGAAGAAACAGGCGTTACCAGAGATATTTATCTGGTTAGCCCTGTCTTCATCATGCTTTTTGGGCCTGCGACATATCTCAGTGCAAAGCTGATTATAGAGAAAAAGCTGCTTTGGCGTGAAGCATGGCACCTGGCACCAGCCTTACCGCTCCTGTTTTTTACCTCATACACTTATGAAGTAATTGCCGTTGGTACAATATGGCGGCTTGCCTATGCGCTCTTTACTATGTCGATGATCTGGAAATACAAGCGCTTGCTTGATGAAGAGCGTTCTGATGCCGAAGAATACTCGCTCAATTGGCTTATATGGGTGTTGGTTATAACTGCAGCTTTCAACCTTGTTGATCTTGTCCGTTTGAATATTCAGCCATTGATCCCTCACGGTTTGAATATATTTGGGCAAGGTGTGAATAATGCAGTTTGGCTTATTGCTTCAATGGTCATTATCGTGAAGTTCCAGATGCAGGGAAGCCTTCCAAAGAAAAGCGCAAAACTTTTGCCTGATACCAAAGATGGTGAAGCCAGGAAGGAAGACTATACAGCGGTTTTTGAAGAACTGGATAAGCTTATCAGGCTGAATGAATGGTATTTAAAACCGCGCCTTACCTTGCATGATTTAAGTGAACTAACCGGCCTGCAGGTTCGGGAAATATCCCGGGCAATTAATGTGGTGAAAGAGCTTCCCTTCAACGAATATATCAACGGCTTCAGGGTTGAATATGTCTGTAACGCTATAGAGACAGGGACCAAGCAATCTCTGCTTGAAATTGCAATGGCAGCCGGGTTCAGTTCTAAAGCGTCCTTTAATAAAGTGTTTAAACAAATCGCAGGGATGACACCCTCTGAATATAAAAGCCGCGTAAAGGCCTAA
- a CDS encoding amidohydrolase family protein: MKFIPCVLASLLIGCSAASEDIEPAGNGFILQNVNVVDVANRSILSSKTIRVENGKITSITDVDVSDRLADLPVIEGKGGYVTPGLIDMHVHMYERAAYVMTLSHGVTHVRIMNGVPKQLEWRDKVNAGEMIGSSSTVSSPIISGYKGAYLHHGVETAEEAREAVRQYHGEGYDLIKLYGNLSEEALKGAVAEGKRLDMPMAKHGPHASGEMPVGELKGLQSFEHAEDIYQGPLNYKFEPDRLPGIIAELKATEVPLTPTLNIFYQLTKLSEEKEAFLEQTPKHYTSYIIALEAKKNQVDRWLTASDRMVAHNKKTLAFLQLITKQAHEGGIPLLVGSDSGVLLSPHGLATHTEMRLMKEAGLDSYEVLAAATINSAKALGMENQIGQVVAGYNADFIYTASNPADDLSVLVEPAAVAKAGHWYTREKLDQLRVDAIKNRSFWEEVGVLFGAM; the protein is encoded by the coding sequence ATGAAATTTATCCCCTGTGTGCTGGCAAGCCTATTGATTGGCTGTAGCGCAGCAAGCGAAGACATTGAGCCAGCAGGTAATGGCTTTATCTTGCAAAATGTAAATGTCGTTGATGTAGCGAACCGGTCAATTCTTTCGTCTAAAACCATAAGGGTGGAAAACGGCAAGATCACTTCTATTACTGATGTGGATGTATCTGATAGGTTGGCTGATCTTCCTGTCATTGAAGGAAAAGGTGGGTATGTAACACCGGGCCTCATTGATATGCATGTGCACATGTATGAGCGCGCAGCCTATGTGATGACGCTAAGCCACGGGGTAACCCATGTCCGCATTATGAACGGTGTGCCAAAGCAGCTTGAATGGCGTGATAAGGTAAATGCGGGAGAGATGATTGGCAGTAGCTCAACGGTTAGCAGCCCGATTATCTCTGGCTACAAAGGGGCTTATTTGCATCACGGTGTTGAAACCGCTGAAGAAGCGAGGGAAGCTGTTCGCCAGTATCACGGTGAAGGCTATGATCTTATCAAGCTTTATGGGAACTTGAGCGAAGAAGCCCTGAAGGGCGCTGTTGCTGAAGGCAAACGGCTGGATATGCCAATGGCCAAGCACGGACCGCATGCATCGGGTGAGATGCCTGTTGGTGAGCTAAAGGGACTGCAGTCTTTTGAACATGCGGAAGATATCTATCAAGGTCCGCTGAATTACAAATTTGAGCCCGATCGTCTGCCGGGCATTATTGCCGAATTGAAAGCAACAGAGGTACCGCTCACTCCAACGCTGAATATCTTTTACCAGTTAACGAAACTGAGCGAGGAAAAAGAAGCGTTTCTTGAGCAGACCCCAAAACACTATACCTCTTATATCATTGCGCTTGAGGCTAAGAAGAACCAGGTAGATCGTTGGTTAACCGCCTCTGACAGAATGGTGGCGCATAATAAAAAGACCCTCGCATTCTTGCAGCTGATCACGAAGCAGGCGCATGAAGGAGGAATTCCTCTACTGGTAGGATCTGATTCAGGCGTACTTTTGTCCCCGCATGGCCTTGCGACCCACACTGAGATGCGGCTGATGAAAGAAGCTGGGCTCGATAGTTATGAGGTATTGGCGGCAGCCACCATTAACTCAGCCAAGGCGCTGGGGATGGAAAACCAGATTGGGCAAGTGGTTGCTGGTTATAATGCTGATTTTATCTATACAGCATCTAATCCTGCCGATGATCTTTCTGTACTCGTGGAGCCTGCTGCAGTGGCAAAGGCAGGGCATTGGTACACGCGCGAAAAGCTTGATCAATTGAGAGTTGACGCCATTAAAAACCGAAGTTTCTGGGAAGAAGTTGGCGTGCTGTTTGGCGCTATGTAG